In Amaranthus tricolor cultivar Red isolate AtriRed21 chromosome 5, ASM2621246v1, whole genome shotgun sequence, a genomic segment contains:
- the LOC130813780 gene encoding oligouridylate-binding protein 1B-like translates to MQNQRMKQQQQQALMQQALLQQQSLYHPGLLAAPQIEPYPSGNLPPGFDPSSCRCVYVGNIHPQVTEPLLQEVFASAGPVEGCKLIRKEKSSYGFIHYFDRRFASMAILTLNGRHLFGQPIKVNWAYTSGQREDTSNHYNVFVGDLSPEVTDAMMFACFSVYPSCSDAKVMWDQKTGRSRGFGFVSFRSQQDAQSAINDLTGKWLGSRQIRCNWATKGATNNDDQQSSDAKSVVELTNGTSEDGKEATNSEAPENNPQYTTVYVGNLAPETTQLDLHRHFHNLGAGSIEEVRVQRDKGFGFVRYSNHAEAALGIQLGNTQNLLFGKQIKCSWGSKPTPAGTASNPLPPPAPAPLGFSATDLLSYERQMAMSKMGGMHALMHAQGPLHLNKASMGMTAPGASQAIYDGGYQNMAAAQQMMYYH, encoded by the exons ATAGAGCCATATCCTAGTGGAAACCTTCCTCCTGGTTTTGATCCCTCTTCTTGCCGTTGTGT TTATGTGGGTAATATTCATCCTCAAGTCACAGAACCTTTACTTCAAGAGGTTTTTGCTAGTGCTGGTCCTGTTGAAGGTTGCAAGCTTATTAGAAAGGAAAAG TCATCCTATGGTTTCATTCACTACTTTGATCGGAGATTTGCCAGCATGGCTATATTGACACTTAATGGAAGGCACTT ATTTGGCCAGCCTATAAAAGTTAATTGGGCATATACCAGTGGTCAGCGAGAAGACACTTCAA ATCATTATAATGTGTTTGTTGGCGACCTAAGCCCCGAGGTTACTGATGCTATGATGTTTGCTTGTTTTTCCGTTTATCCTAGTTGTTC AGATGCAAAAGTGATGTGGGATCAGAAAACTGGGCGCTCTAGGGGGTTTGGATTTGTTTCATTTCGCAGCCAGCAG GATGCCCAAAGTGCTATAAATGACCTTACTG GTAAATGGCTCGGTAGTAGGCAGATACGCTGCAATTGGGCAACTAAAGGTGCTACTAACAATGATGATCAGCAGAGTTCTGATGCAAAAAGTGTGGTGGAATTGACTAATGGCACATCAG AAGATGGAAAGGAGGCCACAAACAGTGAAGCCCCTGAAAATAATCCTCAATATACAACTGTGTATGTCGGAAATCTTGCTCCTGAG ACTACTCAACTTGACCTCCACCGTCACTTTCATAACTTAGGAGCTGGATCTATTGAAGAAGTAAGGGTACAGCGTGACAAAGGCTTTGGCTTTGTCAGATACAGTAATCATGCTGAAGCTGCTTTGGGCATTCAGTTGGGAAATACACAAAATTTGCTTTTCGGAAAACAAATCAAG TGTTCTTGGGGAAGCAAGCCAACTCCAGCAGGGACAGCATCAAATCCACTACCTCCACCGGCTCCTGCACCTTTAGGCTTTTCTGCTACGGATCTTCTATCCTACGAGAGGCAAATGGCAATGAGTAAGATGGGCGGAATGCATGCTCTCATGCATGCACAGGGAcctcttcatctaaataaagcTAGTATGGGTATGACAGCGCCTGGAGCTAGCCAAGCTATTTATGATGGCGGGTATCAAAACATGGCAGCTGCTCAGCAGATGATGTACTATCATTAA